In the bacterium genome, TATGCCTACGGCTATGACTTCAAGGTGGTGGTCACCAACAAGACGCTCACGGCCCGCAAGGTCGTGGCGTTCCACAACGGGCGGGGAGCCCAGGAAGGAGTCTTTGCAGAGCTGAAATCGGAGGGTCAGATGGACTACGTCCCCGTGCGGACGCTGTGGGGGAACCAGGCCTATCTGCTGGCGGCGATCTTCGCCCACAACTTGAACCGGGAGCTGCAGATGCAGCGGCAGCCTCCACAGCGGCGGACCACCGAGAAGCGTCCCCCCCTCTGGAGCTTCGAGCGTCTTGCGACATTCCGTCGCAAGATCCTTCAGCGAGCTGGACGGTTGACGAGACCACAAGGTGCTCTCACCCTCACACTCAGCGCTAATAAGGCCGTCAGGAAGGAGATCCTTGGACATCTCGAAGCACTTCAAGCTGCTTGAATGGTGGGAGTTGAGCCATT is a window encoding:
- a CDS encoding transposase; the protein is DSKGAGQFILECLEWIRAALPGVTIEVRMDSAFFSYKIVRLLHDAGVEFTISVPFRSFAELKGRLEARRRWWPLNADHRYFELRWKPKSWPRRFRFLAIRSRVKIQRRGPVQLDLFEPYAYGYDFKVVVTNKTLTARKVVAFHNGRGAQEGVFAELKSEGQMDYVPVRTLWGNQAYLLAAIFAHNLNRELQMQRQPPQRRTTEKRPPLWSFERLATFRRKILQRAGRLTRPQGALTLTLSANKAVRKEILGHLEALQAA